The Rhodocytophaga rosea genome has a segment encoding these proteins:
- a CDS encoding DUF4412 domain-containing protein: MKILSVKLFLLLVLIAGHAGAQNFEGTIKYSLKISLPEKQRSEMQQYAMMMPTGFEITTKNSLSKMKLLTTGGTMMELISEHTKKENFMLDHTNKKAYKLPEEPKSETAKSDSKPKVTKTSETETIAGYKCTKYIIEEPNSKSVQHIWTTKDIKIPVGAFSNSFGNKSGKMMMIDGVEGLPLKMIVTEHGTTSEVTATAVAKGKVNEEDLKVPSGYAVEPFDPAMIGRMMMGK; encoded by the coding sequence ATGAAAATCTTATCAGTCAAATTATTTCTCTTATTGGTATTGATCGCCGGGCATGCAGGGGCGCAAAATTTTGAGGGAACCATTAAGTATTCGCTGAAAATCTCATTGCCGGAGAAACAACGCAGCGAAATGCAGCAGTATGCCATGATGATGCCCACAGGCTTTGAAATCACAACTAAAAATTCTCTTTCCAAAATGAAATTGCTTACTACAGGTGGTACTATGATGGAACTAATCAGTGAGCATACCAAAAAGGAAAACTTTATGCTGGACCATACGAATAAAAAAGCATATAAATTACCAGAAGAACCCAAGTCTGAAACGGCTAAATCTGATTCCAAACCTAAAGTAACCAAGACCTCCGAAACAGAAACCATTGCTGGCTATAAATGCACTAAATACATTATTGAAGAACCTAACAGCAAATCTGTACAGCATATTTGGACAACAAAAGATATTAAAATTCCGGTAGGTGCTTTTTCCAATAGTTTTGGCAATAAAAGCGGCAAAATGATGATGATTGACGGGGTAGAAGGACTGCCTTTGAAAATGATTGTAACCGAACATGGCACAACTTCCGAAGTAACAGCTACAGCAGTTGCTAAAGGCAAAGTAAATGAGGAAGACTTGAAAGTGCCATCAGGGTATGCGGTTGAGCCTTTTGACCCTGCTATGATTGGAAGAATGATGATGGGCAAATAG
- a CDS encoding DUF7948 domain-containing protein: MRFLFVVTCLLLLVPFALKAEIYNDQPANASIKFVKNLNQWDKNILFRANIPGGFLFIKSSSLHYVFYDTKAVSRIHAHTSEHSNAKQASNAPSSRQIQAHGFEVHFEGANRTPFMETSGESTDKKNFFLGNDPSRWASEVPGFNQITYKNIYPGIDLKLYTQHATLKYDFIVSPKADASKIKLRYEGADHIKLQEGFLQIQTSVNTVTETKPYSYQLLSGKQQQIPSEFTLQGNILRFDFPKGYDTSLPLVIDPVLVFSTYSGSFTDNWGFTATFDEAGNLYSGGIEFGNRFPATTGSFQFTFAGEIDVALLKYSPDGKRLLYATYLGGSATDLPHSMIVNANNELIVMGTTGSSNFPFSADAFDKSFNGGSKIEPLRTDPVNDGGITYEEGSDLFITKFNAAGNGLVGSSYVGGSGNDGINTINDLTRSYGDQFRGEVHIDESGNIYIASTTYSEDFPLINPAQGNLSGGQDAIVCKFNPSLSALLWSTYFGGSGADAASGVRVGKSGSIYIGGGTSSPDLQVQPNTIKPTFTDAEDGYIAKFTNNVLAASTYIGTNTNDIVALIDLDALENVYVMGITFGDYPLSGDVYNNPGSSQFIHAMSNDFTKTIFSTVIGSGRNTPDLSPTAFQVSNCGYIYLSGWGGLNGRDVSDMPTTSDALRRTTNSDDFYLMIMDTQAAAVLYGTYFGSTQGTNHVDGGTSRFDKKGIIYHAACACRDNSSFPTTPGAWSQRNNGNNTDITGTNDGCNNVAFKFDLDIAIDPPIELCYGENITLQAFGGIQYEWTPATGLSDPFAATPIASPDQTTTYTVSITDALGCVRQKSVRVEVSEPIPVDFDLTISSECGKPATVRFVNNSIEGDRILWILGNGDTLTSTPDSYNYDIKGGTYEVVLTVFKGLCKESLAKTIQVENNKPPPNVITPNGDQFNETFIAPNIGSKLEIYNRWGKPIYQSDSYQNTWGQEVPNGVYYYLITSPQGTRCKGWIHVLF; encoded by the coding sequence ATGCGTTTTCTTTTTGTAGTTACCTGCCTGCTTTTGTTAGTTCCATTCGCATTAAAGGCAGAAATATATAATGACCAGCCTGCAAATGCCTCTATCAAATTTGTAAAAAACCTGAATCAATGGGATAAGAATATACTATTCAGGGCAAATATTCCGGGAGGCTTTTTATTTATAAAATCGTCTTCCCTCCATTATGTTTTTTATGATACGAAGGCGGTTAGCCGTATCCACGCCCATACTTCTGAACATTCAAATGCAAAACAAGCTTCAAATGCTCCTTCTTCCAGGCAAATACAGGCACATGGTTTTGAAGTACATTTTGAAGGAGCTAATAGGACTCCCTTCATGGAAACTTCCGGGGAAAGCACCGATAAGAAGAATTTTTTCCTGGGTAATGATCCATCCAGATGGGCTTCGGAAGTGCCGGGTTTCAATCAGATTACCTACAAGAATATCTATCCTGGCATTGATCTGAAACTATATACCCAGCATGCTACCCTCAAATATGATTTTATTGTCTCTCCCAAAGCAGATGCCAGCAAGATCAAACTCCGGTATGAAGGAGCCGATCACATAAAACTTCAGGAAGGTTTTTTACAGATACAAACCAGTGTAAATACAGTTACAGAAACCAAGCCCTACTCCTATCAACTGCTTTCTGGAAAACAGCAACAAATACCTTCTGAATTTACTTTACAAGGCAATATTCTCAGGTTTGATTTCCCCAAAGGCTATGATACATCTCTTCCATTAGTAATAGATCCGGTACTCGTATTCTCTACCTATTCAGGTTCATTTACCGATAACTGGGGCTTTACAGCAACCTTTGATGAGGCAGGAAATTTATACTCCGGAGGAATAGAATTTGGCAATCGTTTTCCGGCTACAACAGGAAGTTTTCAGTTTACTTTTGCCGGTGAAATTGATGTAGCCCTACTCAAATATTCGCCCGATGGTAAACGGCTTTTATATGCCACTTACTTAGGCGGTTCAGCAACTGATCTGCCTCACAGCATGATTGTAAATGCCAATAATGAACTGATTGTGATGGGGACTACAGGCTCATCAAATTTTCCATTTTCTGCTGATGCCTTTGACAAGAGTTTTAATGGTGGTTCTAAAATAGAACCGTTAAGGACTGATCCGGTAAATGATGGAGGCATTACGTATGAAGAGGGAAGTGATCTGTTTATCACCAAATTTAATGCGGCCGGCAATGGATTGGTAGGTTCAAGTTATGTAGGTGGTTCAGGCAATGATGGCATCAATACTATAAATGATCTGACCAGAAGTTATGGGGACCAGTTCAGGGGTGAAGTGCATATAGATGAGAGTGGCAATATTTATATAGCCTCTACAACCTACTCCGAAGATTTTCCCTTAATAAACCCGGCACAAGGAAATTTGTCAGGCGGACAGGATGCCATTGTCTGCAAATTTAATCCTTCATTATCTGCATTGCTTTGGAGTACCTATTTTGGAGGGTCTGGAGCAGATGCTGCTTCGGGAGTACGGGTTGGCAAATCTGGCAGTATTTACATTGGGGGTGGTACCTCCAGCCCCGATCTGCAGGTTCAGCCAAATACCATTAAACCCACCTTTACAGATGCAGAAGATGGATACATAGCCAAATTTACAAACAATGTCTTGGCTGCCAGTACCTATATTGGTACTAACACCAACGATATTGTGGCTTTAATTGACCTGGATGCATTGGAAAATGTATATGTAATGGGCATTACTTTTGGCGATTATCCGCTTTCTGGTGATGTTTATAACAATCCTGGAAGCAGCCAGTTTATACATGCGATGAGCAATGATTTTACTAAAACCATATTTTCTACAGTAATTGGTTCTGGCAGAAATACACCTGACCTCTCTCCAACTGCTTTTCAGGTAAGCAATTGCGGTTATATTTATTTATCTGGCTGGGGTGGTTTGAATGGTAGGGATGTTTCGGATATGCCTACTACTTCAGATGCCTTACGTCGTACTACCAATAGTGATGATTTTTATCTGATGATTATGGATACCCAGGCAGCAGCCGTTTTGTATGGCACTTACTTTGGTAGTACACAAGGTACCAACCATGTGGACGGTGGCACATCCAGATTTGACAAAAAAGGAATTATCTATCATGCCGCCTGTGCCTGCCGGGACAATAGCAGTTTTCCAACTACTCCCGGCGCATGGTCTCAGCGGAATAATGGAAATAATACGGATATTACAGGAACTAATGATGGTTGTAACAATGTAGCTTTCAAATTTGATCTGGATATTGCAATTGATCCACCCATTGAATTATGTTACGGTGAAAATATTACCTTGCAAGCTTTTGGGGGTATCCAATATGAGTGGACTCCTGCCACTGGTTTGAGCGATCCCTTCGCAGCAACACCTATTGCTTCTCCTGACCAAACGACCACATATACAGTGTCTATTACAGATGCTCTTGGATGTGTCAGGCAAAAATCTGTTCGGGTAGAAGTATCTGAACCCATTCCGGTAGACTTTGACCTTACCATTTCTTCTGAATGTGGAAAGCCTGCTACCGTTAGGTTTGTAAATAATTCTATTGAAGGTGACCGGATTTTATGGATTTTGGGAAATGGAGATACGCTTACTTCGACCCCGGATTCTTATAATTATGACATAAAAGGAGGCACGTATGAAGTAGTGCTAACGGTTTTTAAAGGATTATGTAAGGAAAGTCTGGCTAAAACGATTCAAGTAGAAAACAATAAGCCGCCTCCAAATGTAATTACTCCTAATGGTGATCAGTTTAACGAAACTTTTATTGCCCCTAACATTGGTTCAAAGCTGGAAATATATAACCGTTGGGGAAAACCTATTTATCAGAGTGATTCTTACCAGAATACCTGGGGACAGGAAGTACCTAATGGGGTATATTATTATTTGATTACCTCACCTCAAGGCACCCGTTGTAAGGGATGGATTCATGTATTATTTTAA
- a CDS encoding T9SS type A sorting domain-containing protein has protein sequence MRKYLHFDLVVGYFFVFAIIMLCQSFTLKATASNNKPEKNVVLTLSARQSDSKLHTVSVYSNSSFQTFTKAQTDSLDFEVKLVKPRKFLLSFYKKQASDIFIKIYDVLGNLVHQEKVSKKGKFKKEYDLSAYKTELYVIEVSDSNNAKAKRLFMG, from the coding sequence ATGAGAAAATATTTACATTTTGACCTTGTTGTAGGTTATTTTTTTGTATTTGCCATTATTATGCTTTGCCAATCTTTTACACTCAAAGCGACAGCAAGTAATAATAAGCCTGAAAAAAATGTAGTTCTTACTTTATCAGCCAGGCAATCTGATAGTAAGCTTCATACAGTATCAGTCTATTCCAATTCCTCTTTTCAAACATTTACAAAGGCTCAAACGGATTCCCTTGATTTTGAGGTTAAATTAGTTAAGCCACGTAAATTCCTTTTAAGCTTTTATAAAAAGCAGGCAAGCGACATTTTTATTAAAATCTATGATGTACTTGGAAATCTGGTCCATCAGGAAAAGGTAAGTAAAAAAGGAAAATTCAAGAAGGAGTACGATTTATCTGCCTACAAAACAGAGTTATATGTAATTGAGGTGAGTGATAGTAATAATGCCAAAGCCAAGCGGCTATTTATGGGTTAA
- a CDS encoding acyl carrier protein, translating to MESVQQKVTNILIEKLGIEISQITPSANFIKDLGIDSLDYVELIMEFEQSFNIRISDTDGEQIKTVGQAVSYIEHKLAESVVRVA from the coding sequence ATGGAAAGTGTACAGCAAAAAGTAACTAATATACTTATTGAGAAGTTGGGAATTGAAATTTCTCAGATTACGCCAAGTGCTAACTTTATCAAAGATTTAGGGATTGATTCATTAGATTATGTAGAGTTGATTATGGAATTTGAACAATCATTTAATATACGTATTTCTGATACAGATGGAGAACAGATTAAAACAGTTGGTCAGGCAGTGAGCTATATCGAGCATAAATTAGCTGAAAGCGTAGTAAGAGTAGCTTAG
- a CDS encoding adenylate/guanylate cyclase domain-containing protein: MSRFTHAPSIRNVLFMIASWILAANLYYVLRLAGIGEASSIQVLRPFNIKMLIFEATTTGLLVGVVFSMLDILLSGHFFRKKPYGLLLLLKSLSFLITLLLTISIVFIVSQSIFKGIVIEEAFWRLGIFYSNWSVYTIILYAVLVSIAINFIKLVSRKFGPGVLSNLLKGKYHIPQEEERIFMFLDLKASTTYAEKLGHIRYSQLIQDCFYDLTDVVHKCHAQIYQYVGDEAVLTWSVQEGLPDGKCMECFFEFENILQQRAPHYLEKFGFVPQFKAGLNMGLVTVAEVGEIKREIAYHGDVLNTAARIQGKCNELSERILISESLKQSIMQNNRFKTNLLGSVLLKGKLTSVNIYSVQRLHQPAPTKPDLMPA; the protein is encoded by the coding sequence ATGAGCCGCTTTACACATGCTCCCTCTATCCGCAATGTGTTATTTATGATAGCAAGCTGGATACTAGCTGCTAACTTATATTATGTATTGAGGCTGGCTGGTATTGGAGAAGCCAGCAGTATTCAGGTACTCCGGCCTTTTAATATAAAGATGTTAATTTTTGAGGCCACCACTACAGGCCTGCTGGTTGGGGTTGTATTTAGTATGCTCGATATATTGCTAAGTGGTCATTTCTTCCGGAAAAAGCCGTATGGTTTGCTGTTGCTCCTGAAAAGCCTTTCCTTTTTAATTACCTTACTGCTTACGATCAGCATTGTATTTATTGTTTCCCAATCTATTTTTAAAGGTATTGTTATAGAAGAAGCTTTCTGGCGGCTGGGTATTTTTTATTCCAACTGGTCGGTGTATACCATTATACTCTATGCGGTGCTGGTAAGTATTGCCATAAATTTTATAAAACTAGTCAGCCGTAAGTTTGGCCCTGGCGTACTGAGCAATCTGCTCAAAGGAAAATACCATATACCTCAGGAAGAAGAAAGAATATTTATGTTTCTGGATCTGAAAGCCTCTACTACCTATGCCGAAAAGTTAGGACATATCCGCTACAGCCAGTTGATTCAGGATTGCTTTTACGACCTGACCGATGTTGTTCACAAATGTCATGCACAGATTTACCAGTATGTTGGCGATGAGGCCGTACTGACCTGGTCAGTACAGGAAGGATTACCAGATGGAAAATGTATGGAGTGTTTCTTTGAGTTTGAAAATATTTTACAACAACGGGCTCCTCATTATCTTGAAAAATTTGGTTTTGTTCCACAATTCAAAGCCGGATTAAATATGGGCCTGGTAACGGTGGCAGAAGTAGGTGAAATTAAACGGGAAATAGCCTATCATGGCGATGTGCTCAACACAGCTGCCAGAATACAAGGCAAATGCAACGAACTTAGCGAAAGAATATTGATCTCTGAATCCCTCAAGCAGTCTATTATGCAGAATAATAGATTTAAGACCAA
- a CDS encoding ATP-dependent Clp protease ATP-binding subunit, with the protein MEAKFSNRVKEVISLSREEALRLGHDYIGTEHLLLGMIREGEGVAVGLLKKLGISLEELRTSIEQATKGTATNNVKNLANIPLTRQSEKVLKITYLEAKIFKSQLIGTEHLLLSILRDEDNIATQILSKFDINYEVIKELLEYHSHNPMASSDTDDSDEDSSRMFGSSSSGDKGSSSKNPTEKSRTPVLDNFGRDLTKLAEVNKLDPIVGREKEIERVAQILSRRKKNNPILIGEPGVGKTAIAEGLALRIIHKKVSRVLFGKRVVTLDLASLVAGTKYRGQFEERMKAVMNELEKSPEVILFIDELHTIVGAGGASGSLDASNMFKPALARGDIQCIGATTLDEYRQYIEKDGALARRFQIVMVDATSPEETIEILTNIKEKYEDHHHVNYTPEAIEACVKLSDRYISDRFLPDKAIDVMDEAGARVHINNITVPDDILKLEEQIENIKKEKNQVVKSQKYEEAAQLRDKEKRLLEQLDKAKNAWEEDTKQRRYTVQEENIAEVIAMMTGIPTKRIAQNEGIKLLEMGNELKGKVIGQDEAIAKLVKSIQRTRVGLKDPKKPIGSFVFLGPTGVGKTELAKVLATYLFDKDDALVRIDMSEYMEKFSVSRLVGAPPGYVGYEEGGQLTEKIRRKPYSVVLLDEIEKAHPDVFNLLLQVLDDGILTDGLGRRVDFRNTIIIMTSNIGVRDLKDFGAGIGFSTRSKSEGTDDLMKSTIQNALRKAFSPEFLNRLDDVIVFNSLQREHIHKIIDLTLGKLFARLNTLGYKIELTEKAKDFLSEKGFDPQYGARPLNRAIQKYLEDPVAEEILKGELTEGDTIIADYKGEGESLTLTNSNKKVS; encoded by the coding sequence ATGGAAGCAAAATTCTCAAATAGAGTGAAAGAGGTAATTTCGCTGAGCAGGGAAGAAGCACTGCGCTTGGGCCATGATTATATTGGTACTGAGCATCTTCTCCTGGGCATGATACGTGAGGGAGAGGGAGTAGCGGTTGGCTTATTAAAGAAACTGGGTATTTCACTGGAAGAACTCAGAACTTCTATTGAGCAAGCTACAAAAGGTACGGCTACAAATAATGTGAAAAACCTTGCGAATATTCCTCTGACTCGGCAGTCTGAAAAAGTATTGAAAATTACATATTTGGAGGCTAAAATTTTCAAAAGCCAGCTGATTGGCACTGAGCATTTGCTTTTGTCGATCCTGCGTGATGAAGATAATATAGCCACTCAAATATTATCCAAGTTCGACATTAATTACGAAGTGATTAAAGAGTTACTGGAATATCATTCTCATAATCCAATGGCTTCTTCGGATACCGACGACAGTGATGAAGATTCATCCCGTATGTTTGGCAGCAGTTCTTCTGGTGATAAAGGGTCTTCTTCCAAAAATCCAACAGAAAAATCCAGAACTCCGGTGCTGGATAATTTTGGCAGGGATCTCACCAAACTGGCCGAAGTAAATAAACTCGACCCAATCGTAGGCCGGGAGAAAGAAATCGAACGGGTAGCCCAGATTCTCAGCCGTCGTAAAAAGAACAATCCTATTCTGATTGGTGAGCCCGGTGTTGGTAAAACGGCTATTGCGGAAGGTTTAGCACTCCGTATAATTCACAAAAAAGTGTCTCGGGTACTTTTTGGTAAAAGAGTAGTAACCCTGGATTTAGCTTCTCTGGTTGCCGGTACCAAATACCGGGGTCAGTTTGAAGAGCGGATGAAAGCAGTAATGAATGAATTGGAGAAATCACCAGAAGTGATTCTGTTTATTGATGAGTTACATACAATTGTAGGTGCAGGTGGTGCTTCTGGTTCCCTGGATGCCTCTAATATGTTCAAACCTGCATTGGCCCGTGGAGATATACAATGTATTGGTGCGACTACACTAGATGAGTATCGTCAGTATATTGAGAAGGATGGCGCTTTAGCCAGACGTTTCCAGATTGTGATGGTAGATGCTACTTCTCCGGAAGAAACAATCGAGATATTAACTAATATCAAAGAGAAGTACGAAGATCATCACCATGTGAATTATACGCCCGAAGCGATTGAAGCATGCGTGAAGTTGTCTGACCGCTATATTAGCGACAGGTTCCTGCCCGACAAAGCCATTGATGTAATGGATGAAGCTGGTGCAAGGGTACATATTAATAATATTACGGTTCCTGATGATATTCTGAAACTGGAAGAGCAGATTGAAAATATAAAAAAGGAGAAAAACCAGGTTGTAAAAAGCCAGAAATACGAAGAAGCGGCTCAATTGCGTGACAAGGAAAAACGTTTGCTTGAGCAACTCGATAAAGCCAAAAATGCCTGGGAAGAAGACACCAAGCAGCGCAGATATACCGTGCAGGAAGAAAATATTGCTGAAGTAATTGCCATGATGACTGGTATTCCAACCAAGCGTATTGCTCAGAATGAAGGTATTAAATTGCTGGAAATGGGTAATGAATTGAAAGGTAAAGTAATTGGCCAGGATGAAGCAATTGCCAAACTGGTTAAATCTATTCAGCGTACCCGGGTAGGTTTGAAAGATCCGAAAAAACCAATTGGTTCCTTTGTGTTCTTAGGGCCAACTGGGGTAGGTAAAACGGAATTGGCTAAAGTGCTTGCTACTTATCTTTTCGATAAAGACGATGCTTTGGTTCGCATTGATATGAGTGAGTATATGGAGAAATTCTCTGTATCCCGCTTAGTAGGAGCGCCTCCCGGATACGTAGGTTATGAAGAAGGTGGACAGTTAACGGAGAAAATCAGAAGAAAGCCTTACAGTGTGGTATTGTTGGATGAGATTGAAAAAGCGCATCCTGATGTATTCAACTTGTTGTTACAGGTATTGGACGATGGTATTTTAACAGATGGGTTAGGCAGAAGGGTAGATTTCAGAAATACCATTATTATCATGACTTCAAACATTGGAGTAAGAGATTTGAAGGATTTTGGGGCAGGTATTGGTTTCTCTACCCGTTCTAAATCTGAAGGCACCGATGACCTGATGAAATCAACCATTCAGAATGCATTGCGGAAAGCTTTCTCACCTGAGTTTTTGAACCGTCTGGACGATGTGATTGTATTTAACTCCCTGCAAAGAGAACACATCCATAAGATCATTGATTTGACTTTAGGTAAATTGTTCGCAAGGCTGAATACATTAGGTTATAAAATAGAACTTACTGAAAAAGCCAAAGACTTTTTATCTGAAAAAGGATTTGATCCACAATATGGTGCTCGTCCTTTGAACAGAGCGATTCAGAAATATCTGGAAGATCCGGTAGCAGAAGAAATCCTGAAAGGTGAGCTGACAGAGGGTGATACGATTATTGCCGATTACAAAGGAGAAGGTGAATCTCTTACCTTAACCAATAGTAATAAAAAAGTGTCTTAA
- a CDS encoding GNAT family N-acetyltransferase produces MEVTIEHYEEDQEFIAQLDEGEAELAYSLPKEGVMDIQHTYVSEELRGEGIAEQLAKTALEYAKSKQWKVIATCPFVSSYVKRHSKEYKSLLADPL; encoded by the coding sequence ATGGAAGTTACTATTGAACATTATGAAGAAGATCAGGAATTTATTGCACAATTGGATGAAGGTGAAGCAGAACTTGCCTATAGTTTGCCAAAAGAAGGTGTGATGGATATACAGCACACCTATGTTTCGGAAGAGTTGAGAGGAGAGGGTATAGCAGAACAGCTGGCGAAAACTGCCTTGGAATACGCCAAGAGCAAACAATGGAAAGTAATTGCCACTTGTCCATTTGTTTCTTCATATGTCAAAAGACATTCTAAAGAATACAAATCTTTGTTGGCTGATCCTCTATAA
- a CDS encoding WbqC family protein, producing the protein MEPPASVVIELHYLPCIEYFASWLKYDIIYIEAWEHFQKQSYRNRCKILMANKVATLSVPVHKASSKQLIREVQIDYSQKWLTDHWRTISSAYGKSAYFTHYAGFFEEIFLKKYEFLFDLNLELLTACLSLLKINKRIEFTAGYKNNAEKGQNDLRSKIHPKVKVNQTNIYHPVPYMQNFGSNFVSNLSIIDVLFCEGPYAANIIRQSLVP; encoded by the coding sequence ATGGAGCCACCGGCAAGTGTAGTCATTGAATTGCATTATCTGCCCTGTATAGAATATTTTGCTAGCTGGTTAAAATATGATATAATCTATATAGAGGCATGGGAGCATTTTCAAAAACAAAGTTACAGAAACAGGTGTAAAATCCTCATGGCAAATAAAGTTGCCACTTTGTCAGTGCCGGTACATAAAGCAAGTTCTAAGCAGCTTATTAGAGAAGTACAAATAGATTATTCACAGAAATGGCTGACTGATCACTGGCGTACAATTTCATCAGCCTATGGTAAATCTGCTTATTTTACTCACTATGCAGGTTTTTTTGAAGAAATTTTTCTAAAGAAATATGAATTTTTATTTGACCTGAATCTTGAGTTACTGACAGCTTGTCTGTCATTATTGAAAATAAATAAAAGGATAGAATTTACAGCTGGTTACAAAAATAATGCTGAAAAGGGCCAGAATGACCTCAGATCAAAGATTCATCCAAAGGTGAAGGTAAACCAGACGAATATTTATCATCCGGTTCCTTACATGCAAAACTTTGGCAGTAATTTTGTCTCTAATCTGAGTATCATTGATGTCTTATTTTGTGAAGGTCCATACGCGGCAAACATTATCCGGCAATCCTTGGTACCATAG
- a CDS encoding polysaccharide deacetylase family protein — translation MFILSALLFATTTYCQSAETYAEKLGWKKGDRVVILHVDDAGMSYDSNLGAIQAIEKGVANSVSVMMPCPWVPGFVSYLKAHPNVDAGLHLTLTSEWKDYRWGPLTGLPASPGLVDPEGAMWRSVQEVVQHANADEVEKEITAQLSRARQMGFEPTHLDSHMGTLFAIPAFMQRYVKVGIENKIPVMFPGGHNYTLVEQMLEETKAELKKSGKWKEGQQLPEPELIKLARESGKMIWDAGLPVLDDLHNTSYGWELPAQVKPTDENLRKMKTEKYINSIKALKPGVTMVIMHCTAPTEVFQYISSSGNSRKGDMLAMMDPALKKAIEQEGIILTTWRELKQRRDKVVQSSKK, via the coding sequence ATTTTTATTTTGTCTGCCTTACTTTTCGCTACTACTACCTATTGCCAGTCTGCTGAAACATATGCAGAAAAGCTAGGCTGGAAGAAAGGCGATCGGGTTGTAATTCTGCATGTAGATGATGCAGGTATGTCATACGATTCTAACCTGGGGGCTATACAGGCTATCGAAAAAGGAGTAGCTAATTCAGTAAGTGTCATGATGCCTTGTCCATGGGTGCCTGGTTTTGTTTCGTATCTAAAAGCACATCCGAATGTAGATGCAGGTTTGCATCTTACCCTTACTTCAGAATGGAAAGATTACCGGTGGGGACCTTTAACTGGTTTACCTGCAAGCCCCGGATTAGTCGATCCGGAAGGAGCCATGTGGCGTTCGGTGCAAGAAGTGGTGCAGCATGCTAATGCTGATGAAGTAGAAAAGGAAATAACAGCTCAACTGAGCCGTGCCCGTCAGATGGGGTTTGAGCCTACACACCTGGATTCCCACATGGGTACCTTATTTGCAATACCAGCCTTTATGCAACGGTATGTTAAGGTGGGCATTGAAAATAAAATACCGGTTATGTTTCCTGGCGGCCATAATTATACACTCGTCGAGCAAATGCTGGAAGAAACTAAAGCTGAGTTAAAGAAATCCGGTAAATGGAAAGAGGGGCAACAACTTCCGGAGCCAGAATTGATAAAACTCGCCAGGGAATCAGGGAAAATGATATGGGATGCGGGGCTACCAGTATTAGACGATTTACATAACACCAGTTACGGATGGGAATTACCAGCCCAGGTGAAACCAACCGATGAAAACCTGCGGAAAATGAAAACTGAAAAATATATTAATTCAATAAAAGCATTAAAGCCAGGGGTAACTATGGTGATAATGCACTGTACAGCTCCCACAGAAGTTTTCCAATATATATCTTCTTCCGGAAATTCACGTAAAGGAGATATGCTGGCTATGATGGACCCAGCTTTGAAAAAAGCCATTGAGCAGGAAGGAATTATTCTTACTACCTGGCGTGAACTCAAGCAAAGAAGAGATAAGGTAGTGCAGTCCAGCAAAAAATAA